Proteins found in one Gadus macrocephalus chromosome 23, ASM3116895v1 genomic segment:
- the uba5 gene encoding ubiquitin-like modifier-activating enzyme 5 encodes MSTVEELKLRVRELENELIRCRQKCSGAEQPLREKIHTMSSEVVDSNPYSRLMALKRMGIVQDYEKIRSYTVAVVGVGGVGSVTAEMLTRCGIGKLLLFDYDRVELANMNRLFFQPHQAGMSKVEAAEHTLRNINPDVTFETHDYNITTLDNFNHFMERISHGGLEEGSPVDLILSCVDNFEARIAINTACNELGQVWMESGVSENAVSGHIQLIIPGETACFSCAPPLVVAANIDEKTLKREGVCAASLPTTMGVVAGILVQNVLKYLLKFGVVSHYLGYNAMQDFFPKMSMRPNPHCDHSHCRRQQGEYQRREAEQPREEVVEVEEEVVHEENDWGIEVVSEVTEEELKESSGPVPDLPEGITVAYTLPAQKDAAEGAMVQETEESLEELMARMKQI; translated from the exons ATGTCCACCGTGGAGGAGCTGAAGCTGCGGGTCCGGGAGCTGGAGAACGAGTTGATCCGATGTCGGCAGAAGTGTTCTGGAGCCGAGCAGCCGCTCAGAGAGAAGATCCACACCATGAGCTCGGAGGTTGTGGACTCGAACCCCTACAG TCGCCTGATGGCTCTGAAGAGGATGGGCATCGTGCAGGACTATGAG AAAATCCGGAGCTACACGGTGGCTGTGGTTGGCGTGGGCGGAGTCGGCAGTGTCACGGCGGAGATGCTCACCCGGTGTGGCATCGGTAAG CTGCTGCTGTTCGACTACGACCGCGTGGAGCTGGCCAACATGAACCGACTGTTCTTCCAGCCGCACCAGGCTGGCATGAGCAAAGTGGAGGCTGCCGAACACACACTCAG gAACATCAACCCAGACGTAACCTTCGAGACCCACGACTACAACATCACCACCCTGGACAACTTCAACCACTTCATGGAGCGAATCAG tcatggggggctggaggaggggtCCCCCGTTGACCTGATTCTGAGCTGCGTGGACAACTTTGAGGCCCGGATAGCCATCAACACG GCGTGTAACGAGCTGGGCCAGGTGTGGATGGAGTCGGGCGTCAGTGAGAACGCCGTGTCGGGACACATCCAGCTCATCATCCCCGGGGAGACCGCCTGCTTCtcc TgcgcgccccccctggtggTGGCGGCCAACATCGACGAGAAGACCctgaagagggagggggtgtgtgcGGCCAGCCTGCCCACCACCATGGGCGTGGTCGCCGGCATCCTGGTGCAGAACGTACTCAA gtacctGCTGAAGTTCGGCGTGGTGAGCCACTACCTGGGCTACAACGCCATGCAGGACTTCTTCCCCAAGATGTCCATGAGGCCGAACCCCCACTGCGACCACAGCCACTGCAGGAGGCAGCAGGGCGAGTACCAG aggagagaggcggagcagcccagagaggaggtggtggaagtcGAGGAGGAGGTCGTCCATGAGGAGAACGACTGGG gtatcgAGGTGGTGTcggaggtgacggaggaggagctgaaggagtCCTCCGGGCCCGTCCCAGATCTCCCAGAAGGCATCACTGTAGCCTACACCCTTCCTGCTCAGAAG GATGCGGCTGAAGGGGCGATGGtgcaggagacggaggagagtctggaggagctgatggccCGCATGAAGCAGATCTGA